DNA sequence from the Edaphobacter lichenicola genome:
AATTTCAGCATATTCAAGGGTATCGGGTCTGCCGATCGGGTATTCAAGGTTAACACCCATAGTGATACGAGCGGCGCCTGTGAGACCCTCCCACTGCACAAAACTGTGCTGATGCGCGGGGCCAAAGTTGTGGCCGTGATTCGCAGTGATAAACACTCGCTTGGAACCACCGTAATCGAGAATGGCACAGGTCTTCGTGGCCGCGAGGTTAGGGGAGAGCGGATGCTTGACGGTACGAGCATAGACACTACGCGGGTTCCCCAGCCATGAGCGAATCAAATCGAAGTAGTGGATGCTGTGATAAAGAATTTCAAGCCGAGGCGCGGTCGCTAGAAATGACCACAAGTGCCATGGTGTGTATGTTCGTGTCTGCACTTCGATGTCGTTTATATCGCCTAAAAATCCACCGTCGGCTAGAGCGACAACGGCAAGGTTATTTGGAGAGTAGCGCAATGAAAAATTAACGGCAGCAGTGAGACCCTTACTGCGGCAAAGATCTCGAATGGCGCGAGCCTCATCGATAGTGTCTCCCATAGGCTTTTGCATCAATACAGTTGCTGCATCAGGAAGTTGTGTCAAGATCTGAATGAGTTGGGACGCGGGAACGGCGACGTCGAATATAGTATCGGAAGTCGCATACCGAGTCGCCTCCGCGACGGAGCGGAATGTGCGCTTGATGTCCTGCTCGGATGCGAGTTTATCGGCT
Encoded proteins:
- a CDS encoding Gfo/Idh/MocA family protein; amino-acid sequence: MADALPREEHNALLQSIVQRVKLPRPKNVRPIIVIGTGGIVRAAHLPAYKKAGFPVIGLMDEVPEKADKLASEQDIKRTFRSVAEATRYATSDTIFDVAVPASQLIQILTQLPDAATVLMQKPMGDTIDEARAIRDLCRSKGLTAAVNFSLRYSPNNLAVVALADGGFLGDINDIEVQTRTYTPWHLWSFLATAPRLEILYHSIHYFDLIRSWLGNPRSVYARTVKHPLSPNLAATKTCAILDYGGSKRVFITANHGHNFGPAHQHSFVQWEGLTGAARITMGVNLEYPIGRPDTLEYAEIGNSSPSWLSLPVSGNNFPDGFMGTMGALQAFAEGSATILPSHFEDAFQTMALVEALYRSSENSCDPISYSD